DNA sequence from the Myxococcaceae bacterium genome:
ATTGCGGAAACCTTAGCAAGGGAGGCTACACCGACTGGCGATTACCAAGCGTATTAGAATTGCAATCGTTGGTGGATTACGCAAAAAGTTCTACTCCGCCAACTATCGATACAGCAGCATTTCCAAATACATCCGCTACCTATTACTATACTTCTCTAACGGTGGCCGGAACATTTATGCCATGGTATGTAGGTTTTGGCGCAAGCTATCTTGGGGGGTTAATCTGTGGCCCCGGGGTTGGCAATTGCGGTTCCCTTCCAAATGATATGCATACCCGGTGTGTTCGCAGTACAAATTTCAGCCTAGTTACTCGTTATACAGATGAACTCGGTAACACTCTCTCAGACAACAGTACCCAGGTTAAAGCTCAGACCACAGATCTTATTTGGCAACGGACCCAGGCCCCACTAACATATAACTGGAGTACTGTGTCAAGACCTGGATCAGCTCAAGAATATTGTAATACCCTGACCCTTGGCGGGCAAATCTGGCGATTACCCACAATAAAAGAGCTAAATACGCTGATAGATTATGCAATTTCCTATCCAGGTCCCACCACTAATATAGCAGCATTTCCAAGCACACCACAAAGCATCTTCTGGTCATCGCCATCAAGCATGCTTTCTCATATGGCCGCGTGGGGCATTAATTTTAACTCTGGTGGCGCGTCCTATGCTCCTCTCGAAGATAGCTTTTACGTTCGCTGCGTTCGTGACCCACAATGGTCTATTCGCGCCTATGAAGATACCACCAATCAAGCCAATCGTTACTATGTCGTTGGCAACGGTTCTGAAGCCATTGTCAAAGATACCTACACGAATTTGATGTGGGAACAGCAGGTCATACCTCAGGGTATGACGTGGAATGATGCAGCGTCGTATTGTGCTGAGTTGGTCAAACAAAGCTACGGCTGCTGGCGCTTGCCAAGTCCCCAAGAACTTCAATCGCTTGTAGACTACACGGTGCAATCTCCTGCAGCAGCAATCAATGCAGTGGCTTTTCCAAATACCACGGACTATTACTTTTGGACTTCATCGATTTTTCAAGCCAACAAAACTTTGGTCTGGGATGTCAGATTTAATAACAGCGGCCTAGTATACCCTGATGGCACAACTAAAAGCACGGCGTTTTCACTCAGGTGTGTAAGAGGTACACCACTCAGTCTAGAAACGCGATTTACCGATGAAAATCATCAGCCACTCACAGGAGACAGTGTCCAGGTTAAAGATCTGACTACCGGATTAATCTGGCAAAGAATAGTGTCATACTCTACTTGGGGTCTTTTCGGTGAAGCTTTAGTATACTGCCCTAACTTAAAATTGGGAGGAGTATTATGGAGGATTCCAACAGCTAAAGAATTGCTAACGTTAGTGGATTATACACAGTATAATCCAAGTATTGATAGCAGCGTATTTCCAGGTCCAACCTCAAACTGGTTTTATTCCAACACTTGGTACGTGAGTTTTATCTACGGCGAGGTTGGCTATCTTGACCTACCCTATACACCGCCTGCTATACGTTGCGTGCGGGATTATACGATGGTGGACAGCTACTCAATCCAACCGCGTTCCCAAGCGCTCCAGTGACAAACTTTTGGACCTCAATCGAAGAGGTCGGTGCTTCCGACTCGGGGTGGAACCTTATTTGAACAATGCATTAGGAAATATATACCCAGGTACAATACCCACTCCACAATTTGTCCGCTGCGTGCGCTCAGTATCTAAGAGAATTGCCATCCAACGAACCTCCACCCTAACTGCAGGCGATTCAAATCATGCTTGGGGCGTACACTTTGGAACAGGTCAAACAGATCCTGTTGGTATTGGTTGCTGTTATTTGGTTCGCTGTGTCAGGCAAACATCGGTTGAATAAAGTTGCCATATGACATAGAAGTTTTAATGACTTTAATTAACTAATTATGAATTCACACCGAAAAATAACCTTATTGGTGCTGTTGTTCAGCTTTTTTTCGAATGCTGGTTTTGTCCTGCAGAACGGATTCTCGCAAACTTTCAGTGAACAGCTTGCTAATCTTACCCAATTTAAAAATCAACTGTATTCCGCTGAAGAAGGTTCGCAAATCAAAAGGATTCTGAGAGGCCTATTGAACCTGACCGTTTCAACGATTCAAAGTCAACCGAATTTTAAAAAGCCATTTGACCTAAACTGCACAGTTTTATTTCGAGAGATTGTTGGACAGGTTGAATGTGATGTAGCATTTGAAAAACACGAATGGCTTGATGCGCCGTCTACCTGTTCACCG
Encoded proteins:
- a CDS encoding DUF1566 domain-containing protein — translated: MLQNSFSEFLSQQFSNLTQLKNQTSSLSKELVTQNAMRGLWAFIGPHLEALPGYKKPFSSNCSVFFDVEIDQVVCDAQFEEVQEISTSCKAEQPFPVGYLTQLHKSNILQTRIVVGLAPVQHPQIMYWLYGKLPSTPTGSLTQTYTENMSPTDSLSDTSASKSGSHSASNPMSDTAVQSLTQSLTFGAISQSLSQSPSSASMCSSIDPYADATNQTGRYWVSGDISDSTVTDLWTGLMWEQTGSATPLTWNTSALPGSAQAYCGNLSKGGYTDWRLPSVLELQSLVDYAKSSTPPTIDTAAFPNTSATYYYTSLTVAGTFMPWYVGFGASYLGGLICGPGVGNCGSLPNDMHTRCVRSTNFSLVTRYTDELGNTLSDNSTQVKAQTTDLIWQRTQAPLTYNWSTVSRPGSAQEYCNTLTLGGQIWRLPTIKELNTLIDYAISYPGPTTNIAAFPSTPQSIFWSSPSSMLSHMAAWGINFNSGGASYAPLEDSFYVRCVRDPQWSIRAYEDTTNQANRYYVVGNGSEAIVKDTYTNLMWEQQVIPQGMTWNDAASYCAELVKQSYGCWRLPSPQELQSLVDYTVQSPAAAINAVAFPNTTDYYFWTSSIFQANKTLVWDVRFNNSGLVYPDGTTKSTAFSLRCVRGTPLSLETRFTDENHQPLTGDSVQVKDLTTGLIWQRIVSYSTWGLFGEALVYCPNLKLGGVLWRIPTAKELLTLVDYTQYNPSIDSSVFPGPTSNWFYSNTWYVSFIYGEVGYLDLPYTPPAIRCVRDYTMVDSYSIQPRSQALQ